A portion of the Streptomyces sp. YPW6 genome contains these proteins:
- a CDS encoding spherulation-specific family 4 protein, whose translation MPHLTAPADARRTAGGEQLGFGVPGYAHPLLAPAEWAELARPGTPLHWAVLNIANGPGSRPDPHCLEAAGRLRNARERALHGEAPDDTVRAFGGRLLGHLDLAHGERPFEELIADARSFIDWYRIGGFYLARCPADRARLPAVRRLTGTLHALLAESDSADGGGRLVLGHGAHPYPGYAEAADQLVTFQGPWTDYRWSQVAEWTADYPPERFAHFVHGVPRTHLEEAMRVARWQGAGTIFFTDRNDRDGRSGQSDPFAALPSYWDEIVSRIGPGISE comes from the coding sequence GCATCTGACCGCCCCCGCGGACGCCCGCCGGACCGCGGGCGGCGAACAGCTCGGTTTCGGTGTCCCGGGCTACGCCCATCCGCTGCTCGCCCCCGCCGAATGGGCCGAGCTGGCCCGCCCCGGCACCCCGCTGCACTGGGCCGTCCTCAACATCGCCAACGGCCCCGGCTCCCGGCCCGACCCGCACTGCCTGGAGGCGGCGGGCCGGCTGCGCAACGCCCGTGAACGCGCCCTGCACGGCGAGGCCCCGGACGACACCGTCCGCGCCTTCGGCGGCCGACTGCTCGGCCATCTCGACCTGGCCCACGGCGAGCGGCCCTTCGAGGAGCTGATCGCCGACGCCCGGTCCTTCATCGACTGGTACCGCATCGGCGGCTTCTACCTCGCCCGCTGCCCCGCCGACCGCGCCCGGCTGCCCGCCGTCCGGCGGCTCACCGGGACCCTGCACGCCCTCCTGGCGGAGAGCGACAGCGCGGACGGCGGGGGCCGCCTCGTGCTGGGCCACGGCGCCCACCCGTATCCCGGGTACGCGGAGGCCGCCGACCAACTGGTCACCTTCCAGGGGCCGTGGACCGACTACCGCTGGTCCCAGGTGGCCGAGTGGACGGCCGACTACCCGCCGGAGCGGTTCGCGCACTTCGTCCACGGCGTCCCGCGCACCCACCTGGAGGAGGCCATGCGCGTCGCCCGCTGGCAGGGCGCCGGGACGATCTTCTTCACCGACCGGAACGACCGGGACGGCCGAAGCGGACAAAGTGATCCCTTTGCGGCGCTGCCCAGCTACTGGGACGAAATCGTCTCGCGGATCGGACCTGGTATCTCGGAATGA